One Verrucomicrobiia bacterium genomic region harbors:
- a CDS encoding 6-phosphofructokinase encodes MTAPKRIGILTGGGDCPGLNAVIRAAVRVSTELGWEIYGFHDGYEGLLEPDGYTILDRRKTSGIMQLGGTILGTTNRGRFASKVGHGEKAKIPDEILATAKRNLHQLQIDALICIGGDGSLATAQQLFEAGIPVVGVPKTIDNDISATATSFGFDSACACVADSLDRLHTTARSHRRVMVVETMGRYAGWIALHGGLAGGADIILIPEIPFHYDYVARAVQRRMSAGYRSTMIVVAEGATPEGQSYVTLKDLPQAGEKRLGGISLLVAEEISKRVHWETRAVVLAHLQRGGNPTALDRILGTRFGVAAVELIYQEKYGHMVSYQGYQIGSVSIAEAINQPKLVPPDGQVVQGAKLMGISFGDEDVLPEMIGQ; translated from the coding sequence ATGACTGCTCCAAAAAGAATCGGAATTTTAACAGGTGGCGGAGATTGCCCAGGTCTCAATGCGGTGATTCGCGCCGCAGTTAGAGTTAGCACAGAATTAGGTTGGGAAATTTATGGTTTTCATGACGGCTACGAAGGTTTGCTTGAACCGGATGGCTACACTATCTTAGATCGTCGCAAAACTTCTGGAATCATGCAGCTGGGTGGCACGATTCTTGGCACAACCAATCGCGGTCGATTTGCTTCTAAAGTTGGCCACGGTGAAAAAGCAAAAATTCCCGATGAAATTCTTGCCACAGCCAAACGCAACCTGCATCAACTTCAAATCGATGCTTTGATTTGTATCGGCGGCGATGGCTCACTTGCTACAGCGCAACAACTTTTTGAAGCCGGCATACCCGTAGTAGGTGTGCCCAAAACAATTGATAACGATATTTCCGCCACAGCGACTTCGTTTGGTTTTGATTCCGCCTGTGCATGCGTCGCCGATTCGTTGGATCGCTTGCACACCACCGCTCGAAGTCATCGTCGTGTGATGGTAGTAGAAACGATGGGACGCTATGCTGGTTGGATCGCGTTGCATGGGGGATTGGCGGGAGGAGCCGACATCATTTTAATTCCTGAGATTCCTTTTCATTACGACTATGTGGCTCGTGCCGTGCAACGACGCATGAGCGCAGGCTATCGTTCAACGATGATTGTCGTCGCAGAAGGCGCGACACCTGAGGGACAAAGCTATGTTACATTAAAAGATTTGCCGCAGGCAGGTGAAAAACGTTTGGGCGGCATTTCACTGCTCGTCGCCGAGGAAATCTCAAAACGAGTGCATTGGGAAACGCGTGCTGTCGTGCTCGCTCACCTTCAGCGTGGAGGAAATCCAACTGCTTTAGATCGTATTTTAGGCACCCGTTTTGGAGTGGCTGCTGTTGAACTCATTTATCAAGAAAAATATGGCCATATGGTAAGCTATCAAGGCTATCAAATTGGAAGTGTGAGCATCGCAGAAGCCATTAACCAACCCAAACTCGTGCCACCGGATGGTCAAGTCGTGCAAGGCGCTAAGCTCATGGGAATTTCCTTTGGTGATGAAGATGTCTTACCGGAAATGATTGGGCAATGA
- a CDS encoding alpha-E domain-containing protein, which translates to MLSRVADNLYWMARYIERAENVARLIDVSLQILLDLPQREAQQLRKNWQPLLVCLDLKNEFCKHHRAYDSRTVTEFLVTEATNPYSLFNQLKSARENARAIREEISNEMWEQINRTFLWSISRQAHQLLSKNPYEFFNRIKQDSHLFQGITDATMAHHEGWHFIQIGKYLERAEKTSRFLDNPLLQSLDPLFSWVAILQSCSAKQAYQKRYRVTPQPEKVIEFLFHDPFFPRSITYCAKQIEFFLNQIAQSHQTLYHLLPPYKAWKILWNTLAKTPKNFSKANVLHQIVDRIQLNLNTLDEAIFKTYLCYHLNQAIPQLEQ; encoded by the coding sequence ATGCTAAGCCGTGTCGCAGACAATCTTTACTGGATGGCGCGTTATATAGAGCGCGCAGAGAATGTGGCACGTCTCATTGATGTCAGCCTTCAAATCCTATTAGATTTACCGCAACGTGAAGCTCAACAACTTCGAAAAAATTGGCAGCCACTTTTGGTTTGTTTGGATTTAAAAAATGAATTTTGCAAACATCACCGTGCTTACGATTCTAGAACAGTAACTGAATTTTTAGTCACAGAAGCAACCAATCCTTATTCACTTTTTAATCAACTGAAATCTGCCCGAGAAAATGCTCGAGCCATTCGTGAAGAAATCTCAAATGAAATGTGGGAGCAAATTAATCGAACTTTTCTTTGGAGCATCAGCCGTCAAGCTCATCAACTTCTTTCAAAAAATCCCTACGAATTTTTTAATCGTATCAAACAAGACTCCCATCTTTTTCAAGGTATCACAGACGCCACTATGGCGCATCACGAAGGTTGGCATTTCATACAAATTGGCAAATATTTAGAGCGTGCCGAAAAAACTTCCCGTTTTTTAGACAATCCTTTGCTGCAATCCTTAGACCCCCTATTTTCTTGGGTTGCTATCTTACAGAGTTGCAGTGCAAAACAAGCTTATCAAAAACGCTACCGAGTTACGCCCCAACCCGAAAAAGTCATTGAATTTCTTTTTCACGATCCCTTTTTTCCACGCTCCATAACCTATTGCGCAAAACAAATTGAATTCTTCTTAAATCAAATTGCGCAATCTCATCAAACTTTATACCACCTTTTACCTCCTTATAAAGCTTGGAAAATATTGTGGAATACTCTCGCCAAAACACCCAAAAACTTTTCTAAAGCCAATGTCTTACACCAAATCGTCGACCGCATTCAACTCAATTTAAATACTTTGGATGAAGCCATATTCAAAACTTACCTTTGCTATCATCTAAACCAGGCCATTCCGCAACTTGAACAATGA
- a CDS encoding 4a-hydroxytetrahydrobiopterin dehydratase, whose translation MVAVKLSTQKIRAELHKLPNWKLKQGKLYRELRFKNFNVAWGFMSQAALIMEQMNHHAEWKNVYNQVTLFLRTHSAKGVTVLDFQLAHKLEVVAKPLLKN comes from the coding sequence ATGGTTGCAGTAAAACTTTCTACCCAAAAGATTCGCGCGGAACTGCACAAGCTTCCGAATTGGAAATTAAAACAAGGAAAGTTATACCGCGAATTGCGTTTCAAAAATTTTAATGTCGCATGGGGTTTTATGTCACAAGCCGCTTTGATCATGGAACAAATGAATCACCATGCAGAATGGAAGAACGTTTACAACCAAGTCACTCTTTTTCTCAGGACGCATAGCGCCAAGGGTGTGACTGTATTGGATTTTCAACTTGCTCATAAACTGGAAGTTGTAGCGAAACCATTATTAAAAAATTGA
- the larE gene encoding ATP-dependent sacrificial sulfur transferase LarE has protein sequence MLEIKLQKLDEILRDCERLIVAYSGGVDSAFLFYRAYQVLGKNCLGVIADSPSLPRHELEQALAFAKKNQLPVEVVATDEFQNPNYLANPINRCYFCKSALFEKLTQWVKEKKEKKFNAIAYGENVDDLSDFRPGRQAAEEFSVLAPLCEAGLTKQEIRLAAQQAGLHVFDKPASPCLSSRIPHGTPVTVETLAKVEAGEKILRELGFHIFRLRHYGEEAKIELDEKEFIYFDAPGMKEKIEKGLQQVGYKKVSRVETPYGFAKKANVS, from the coding sequence GTGTTAGAAATTAAGTTACAAAAATTGGATGAGATTTTGCGCGATTGCGAGCGTTTGATCGTGGCCTATTCCGGTGGGGTGGATAGCGCATTTTTGTTTTATCGGGCATATCAAGTGCTTGGGAAAAATTGTTTGGGCGTGATTGCGGACTCGCCAAGTTTGCCGCGTCATGAATTGGAGCAAGCGCTGGCTTTTGCAAAAAAAAATCAACTCCCGGTTGAAGTGGTTGCTACGGATGAATTTCAAAATCCGAATTATTTAGCGAATCCGATTAATCGTTGTTATTTTTGTAAATCGGCGCTTTTTGAGAAATTGACGCAATGGGTTAAAGAAAAAAAAGAAAAAAAGTTCAACGCGATTGCTTATGGGGAAAATGTTGATGATCTTTCCGATTTTCGACCCGGTCGCCAAGCGGCTGAGGAATTTTCTGTGTTAGCGCCTTTGTGTGAAGCAGGCTTAACCAAACAGGAAATTCGTTTAGCTGCGCAACAAGCAGGTCTTCATGTTTTTGATAAACCGGCTTCGCCTTGTCTTTCTTCTCGCATTCCGCATGGAACGCCTGTGACCGTGGAAACTTTAGCGAAAGTCGAGGCGGGTGAAAAAATTTTGCGCGAATTAGGTTTTCATATTTTTCGTCTGCGGCATTATGGTGAAGAAGCAAAAATTGAGTTGGATGAAAAAGAATTTATTTATTTTGATGCGCCTGGCATGAAAGAAAAAATTGAAAAAGGTCTCCAGCAAGTCGGCTACAAAAAAGTGAGTCGAGTTGAAACGCCGTATGGCTTCGCTAAGAAAGCAAATGTTTCATGA
- the thiH gene encoding 2-iminoacetate synthase ThiH, translated as MSFSDYFCSETWRESEMHRRFKDLLLPKTPQELENLAQQARQLTWQNFGKTMRLFAPLYLSNECVNACEYCGFSRDNESIVRVTLSPEQVETEARYLVNEGFRSLLLVAGEHPKFVSQSYLRECLDRLHTFVPSLSLEIGPMETADYLPLVKAGAEGLVVYQETYDREIYAELHTAGPKKDFDWRLNCAERAYEAGFKRLGIGALFGLADWRVEALALAAHVDYLLKHCWKSFLTVSLPRLRPAAGEFAPLTRLDDRDLTQLICALRLAFPQVGLVLSTREPQRLRDGLIPLGITHMSAGSHTEPGGYTGAGKEKVHHTVRGKAMPVIASEGEHKPATEQFAIADARSPKEVAQRLQEMGYDPVWKDWDQRLN; from the coding sequence ATGAGCTTCTCGGATTATTTTTGTTCAGAAACATGGCGCGAAAGCGAAATGCATCGGCGTTTTAAAGACCTTCTTTTGCCTAAAACTCCTCAAGAATTAGAAAATTTAGCGCAACAAGCGCGACAGTTAACCTGGCAGAATTTTGGTAAAACGATGCGCTTATTTGCGCCGCTTTATTTATCCAATGAATGTGTCAATGCTTGCGAGTATTGCGGATTTTCTCGCGATAACGAATCAATCGTGCGCGTGACCCTATCTCCTGAACAGGTTGAAACCGAAGCGCGCTACTTGGTCAATGAAGGTTTTCGCTCGCTATTACTCGTGGCAGGGGAGCATCCGAAATTTGTTTCGCAAAGTTATCTCCGAGAATGTTTGGATCGGCTTCATACTTTTGTGCCTTCCTTATCTTTAGAGATTGGTCCGATGGAAACCGCGGATTATTTACCTTTAGTCAAAGCGGGTGCAGAAGGACTAGTGGTTTATCAGGAGACTTACGATCGTGAAATTTATGCGGAGCTGCACACGGCAGGACCGAAGAAAGATTTTGATTGGCGATTGAATTGTGCGGAGCGGGCTTACGAAGCGGGCTTTAAACGGCTCGGAATTGGTGCGCTTTTTGGCTTGGCCGATTGGCGTGTTGAAGCTCTGGCTTTGGCCGCGCATGTAGATTATTTGTTGAAACATTGTTGGAAATCGTTTTTAACCGTTTCTTTGCCACGACTTCGACCTGCAGCAGGCGAGTTTGCGCCTTTAACGCGATTGGACGATCGCGATTTAACCCAACTCATTTGCGCGTTGCGTTTAGCTTTTCCGCAAGTTGGATTGGTGCTTTCCACACGTGAACCACAGCGGTTGCGTGATGGGTTGATTCCCCTAGGCATCACCCATATGAGTGCGGGATCCCATACCGAACCGGGTGGCTACACCGGCGCTGGAAAAGAAAAAGTGCATCATACCGTTCGAGGAAAAGCGATGCCTGTGATCGCATCCGAAGGAGAACACAAACCTGCTACAGAACAATTTGCCATTGCGGATGCGCGCAGCCCTAAAGAAGTCGCGCAACGCTTGCAAGAAATGGGTTATGATCCGGTATGGAAAGATTGGGATCAGAGATTGAACTAA
- a CDS encoding aquaporin, whose product MKTLQNSLAEFIGTFALLFIGIGATYSTGEEILTVALAHGLIIAVMASSFGYISGGYFNPAVTLGSCLGGKLPPLTTLLYIIAQLAGALAATYLCLPIFESQGIIDTTPQVVEGLTLSQAVLIEGVLTFFLMLVIFGTGLDERAPKLGGLMIGLTVSVDILFGGPLTGAAMNPARVFAPAVAAHFWTNHWVYWVGPIAGAFVAALAYRLFFALKH is encoded by the coding sequence ATGAAAACATTGCAAAATAGTTTGGCTGAATTTATTGGAACCTTTGCGCTTCTTTTTATTGGGATTGGAGCAACTTATTCAACCGGAGAAGAAATTTTAACAGTAGCTCTTGCTCATGGTTTGATTATTGCGGTGATGGCTTCGTCGTTTGGCTATATTTCCGGAGGCTATTTTAATCCTGCAGTGACTTTAGGAAGTTGTTTGGGAGGAAAATTACCACCTCTCACTACTTTACTTTACATTATAGCTCAACTTGCAGGCGCTTTGGCGGCTACTTATCTTTGTCTACCCATTTTTGAAAGCCAGGGAATTATTGATACCACACCCCAAGTTGTTGAGGGATTAACCCTTTCTCAAGCTGTCTTGATTGAAGGGGTATTAACTTTCTTTTTGATGCTAGTAATTTTTGGAACTGGTTTGGATGAGCGCGCCCCTAAACTAGGGGGTTTAATGATTGGTCTAACCGTCAGCGTCGATATTCTTTTTGGAGGCCCTTTAACAGGCGCCGCAATGAATCCCGCTCGCGTTTTCGCTCCAGCTGTTGCAGCTCATTTTTGGACAAACCATTGGGTTTATTGGGTAGGACCCATAGCAGGCGCTTTCGTTGCAGCACTTGCTTACCGCCTATTTTTTGCACTGAAACATTAA
- a CDS encoding thiazole synthase, whose protein sequence is MSQSLVIAGKRFDSRLLVGTGKFGSLPLMKETLEASGTQLVTVALRRADLNGKKETNILDYLDASRYLIMPNTSGARTAEEAVRLARLAATMGLEKWVKLEIHPDPRYLLPDPVETLKAAEILVKENFTVLPYINADPVLAKRLQDVGCATVMPLGSPIGSNRGLETRAQLAIIIEQATVPVVIDAGLGVPSHAAEAMEMGADAVLINTALAVASDPVRMSHAFRKAVEAGREAYEMGLPSQHTRAIATSPLTGFLE, encoded by the coding sequence ATGAGTCAATCTTTAGTCATCGCAGGAAAACGGTTTGATTCTCGTTTGCTAGTCGGCACGGGAAAATTTGGATCATTGCCTTTGATGAAAGAAACGTTAGAAGCCAGTGGCACACAGTTGGTGACTGTCGCCTTGCGTCGCGCCGATTTGAATGGCAAGAAAGAGACAAACATTTTGGATTATCTCGATGCATCGCGTTATTTAATCATGCCAAACACGAGTGGCGCTCGAACGGCGGAAGAAGCCGTGCGTTTGGCGCGTTTGGCAGCAACGATGGGGCTGGAAAAATGGGTGAAACTCGAAATTCATCCTGATCCGCGCTATTTATTGCCTGATCCCGTGGAAACGTTAAAGGCAGCAGAAATATTGGTTAAAGAAAACTTTACTGTGCTCCCTTATATTAATGCTGATCCAGTTTTGGCGAAACGTTTGCAGGATGTGGGATGTGCGACGGTTATGCCTTTGGGATCGCCGATTGGTTCGAATCGTGGTTTGGAAACGCGTGCGCAACTTGCGATCATTATTGAGCAGGCTACGGTGCCAGTAGTCATTGATGCAGGGTTGGGCGTTCCTTCGCATGCTGCAGAAGCGATGGAAATGGGAGCGGATGCCGTTTTAATTAATACTGCTTTGGCTGTGGCTTCTGATCCAGTGCGGATGTCTCATGCTTTTCGCAAGGCTGTCGAAGCAGGTCGTGAAGCCTATGAAATGGGTTTGCCTTCACAGCACACGCGAGCCATTGCTACGAGTCCTTTAACTGGTTTTTTGGAGTAA
- a CDS encoding circularly permuted type 2 ATP-grasp protein translates to MEKPNQFRGHYRKLCRHLEKLTPTTFQELRQNADLAFLNQGITFTVYHDNQGTERIMPFDLFPRMIPAKEWTHIEKGLMQRVTALNLFLNDIYHKQTILKDNIIPRTYVESAAHFRKALIGFRVPKNIYLHICGTDLIRDAQGNYLVLEDNARTPSGVSYLLENRQTLKRIFPTLFETHQVRPVEHYPQELLRLLHYVAPCTDPTIVLLTPGIYNSAYFEHSFLARQMGIPIVEGRDLDVIRNKVYARTTQGLQPVHVIYRRVDDDFLDPLVFRKDSALGVPGLFEAYRRGNVNLINAIGTGVVDDKMIYAFVPDMIRYYLKEEPILPNVPTYLAYRPEDKKFILENLPSLVVKAANESGGYGMLIGPHASRREIQKFRELIQANPRNYIAQPTIALSRHPCYCNSKWEGRHIDLRPYVLNGEKISIIPGGLTRVALKKGSLVVNSSQGGGSKDTWVLKSEKKER, encoded by the coding sequence ATGGAAAAACCTAACCAGTTTCGAGGTCATTACCGCAAGCTATGTCGTCACCTCGAAAAATTGACTCCAACTACTTTTCAAGAGCTTCGACAAAATGCTGATCTGGCCTTCCTGAATCAAGGCATTACTTTCACCGTTTACCACGATAATCAAGGCACGGAACGGATCATGCCTTTTGATTTATTTCCCCGGATGATTCCCGCTAAAGAATGGACTCATATTGAAAAAGGATTAATGCAGCGTGTCACCGCGCTGAATCTTTTTCTAAACGATATTTATCATAAACAAACCATTCTTAAAGATAACATCATTCCAAGAACTTATGTCGAAAGCGCCGCCCATTTTCGAAAAGCCCTCATCGGTTTTCGCGTGCCTAAGAATATTTATCTTCATATCTGTGGCACCGACCTCATTCGCGATGCGCAAGGCAATTATCTAGTCTTGGAAGATAATGCTCGCACACCAAGCGGAGTTTCTTACCTACTAGAAAATAGGCAGACATTAAAACGCATTTTCCCCACACTTTTTGAAACACATCAAGTGCGACCGGTGGAGCATTATCCACAAGAACTTTTACGTTTACTGCATTATGTCGCTCCCTGCACTGATCCCACCATCGTGCTATTAACGCCAGGCATCTATAACAGCGCTTATTTTGAACACTCTTTTCTTGCCCGACAAATGGGCATTCCCATTGTCGAAGGACGCGATCTAGACGTGATTCGGAATAAAGTTTATGCGCGCACCACGCAAGGTTTGCAACCTGTTCATGTTATCTATCGTCGCGTAGATGATGATTTCTTAGATCCGCTTGTTTTTCGTAAAGACTCTGCGCTCGGTGTACCTGGACTATTTGAAGCTTATCGCCGCGGTAATGTTAATTTAATTAACGCCATTGGCACGGGTGTAGTTGATGATAAAATGATTTACGCTTTTGTACCGGACATGATTCGTTACTATTTAAAAGAAGAGCCTATTTTACCCAATGTTCCAACCTATTTAGCCTATCGACCGGAAGATAAAAAATTTATTCTCGAAAATTTACCCTCTCTCGTGGTGAAAGCCGCTAATGAATCGGGTGGTTATGGCATGTTAATTGGCCCTCACGCCAGCCGACGTGAAATCCAAAAATTTCGCGAACTTATTCAAGCCAATCCTCGCAATTATATTGCCCAACCGACCATTGCCCTTTCGCGACACCCTTGTTATTGCAATAGCAAATGGGAGGGCCGCCACATCGATCTTCGCCCCTACGTTTTAAATGGAGAAAAAATTAGCATCATCCCAGGTGGACTCACACGAGTAGCATTAAAAAAAGGATCGCTTGTGGTTAATTCCTCCCAAGGCGGTGGCAGTAAAGACACGTGGGTTTTAAAATCAGAAAAAAAAGAAAGATAA
- a CDS encoding DUF1232 domain-containing protein, whose product MKSEIAEFVENGSRHITPQRMKNLLQQIGLLKAEFTQIDEPSFPHLVDQLEFLADAVEDASDNSYPHLPYYAMAAAAFALTYAHQAVDIIPDSLEKFGHLDDSAVVRYVLTQYSPDFQHYANSRGLNWETITTQA is encoded by the coding sequence ATGAAATCAGAAATCGCAGAATTTGTGGAAAATGGAAGTCGGCACATCACACCCCAAAGAATGAAAAATTTATTGCAACAGATTGGCCTGTTGAAAGCCGAGTTTACCCAAATCGACGAACCTTCTTTTCCTCATCTGGTGGATCAATTAGAGTTTTTGGCAGATGCCGTAGAAGATGCTTCGGATAATTCTTACCCTCATTTACCTTATTACGCGATGGCAGCCGCCGCGTTTGCTTTAACTTATGCGCATCAAGCTGTGGATATTATTCCCGATAGTTTAGAAAAATTTGGACACCTAGATGATTCGGCTGTTGTGCGTTACGTACTTACCCAATACAGTCCAGATTTTCAACATTATGCCAACTCGCGCGGATTAAATTGGGAAACCATCACGACACAAGCTTAA